The following proteins are encoded in a genomic region of Paraburkholderia sp. BL23I1N1:
- the glnE gene encoding bifunctional [glutamate--ammonia ligase]-adenylyl-L-tyrosine phosphorylase/[glutamate--ammonia-ligase] adenylyltransferase produces the protein MLQRTEQRRSGNERARPLMTDATLLSSSYSHYAARAAAARPQIVAHVAALASAPLSRERIDARFDVLCAEAAGAGGGPLSEDALKRALRQLRTEVFCAVMERDLAGEADVAEVTGAMTDLAETTIQRALAVVSAELETLYGEPRGPQGERLALGVVGMGKLGGRELNVSSDIDLIFVYEEDGETAGGQRSPIATQDFFTRLGKRLIGALAEVTADGYVFRVDMRLRPNGDSGPLVCSLGMLEEYFYVQGREWERYAWIKGRLVSECASEAAVRLQKQLDAIVTPFVYRRYLDFGVISAIRALHLQIRQEAQRRASMRPDKADDIKLGRGGIREIEFSAQVFQLIRGGQDAGFRVRPTLAVLRHAATHGLIDTSVCVKLSQAYRFLRELEHRLQYRNDAQTHAMPVDPEERAALAHAMGCDDYAALILKLDAHRELVEQQFDQIFADKVSGRDGCGAPEDGAAAWVWSSALADDSADDALQARLVELGVSGPGELLTRLRAVWQSSRYAGLAERSRQRFDIVAQRALEAARTLEPPERRGDTVARFFDLLEAVSRRGAYLALLTEYPQALHRVLSVLGGSRWAAGYLIRHPQLLDELLDDEAMDSPFDWPEFKRTLRLRLAAADGVEQQMDLLRHAHQAEVFRILLIDLAGRLSVEHVSDRLSELADAVLDVTLEAVWNQLAKRHREVPKFAVIAYGKLGGKELGYASDLDVIFLYDDPDDAAADVYATYTRRLITWLTTATGAGTLFDVDLRLRPNGESGLLVTDLDAFRRYQLREGDAANTAWVWEHQALSRARYCAGDAEIGAKFEQIREQVLTTPREAGPLAKEIVEMRERVEAGHPNHTALFDLKHDRGGMVDIEFTVQYWVLLHAASDPELIRNTGNIALLREVSRFGLMSEAEAETLGAAYRIYRKLQHKLRLDGMEKARVDPELVVTQREAVLGLWTRVFG, from the coding sequence GTGTTGCAGCGAACCGAACAACGCCGATCAGGCAACGAGCGAGCCAGACCCTTGATGACTGACGCCACACTCCTGAGTTCCAGCTATTCGCATTACGCGGCGCGCGCCGCGGCGGCCCGTCCGCAAATCGTGGCGCACGTGGCGGCGCTCGCGTCCGCACCCCTTAGCCGCGAACGGATCGACGCGCGCTTTGACGTGTTATGCGCCGAGGCAGCAGGCGCGGGCGGCGGCCCGTTGAGCGAGGATGCGCTCAAACGCGCCTTGCGCCAATTGCGCACAGAGGTTTTTTGCGCCGTGATGGAGCGCGACCTGGCGGGCGAGGCGGATGTCGCCGAAGTCACCGGCGCGATGACCGATCTGGCGGAGACGACGATCCAGCGGGCCTTGGCCGTGGTGTCCGCCGAGCTCGAAACGCTTTACGGCGAGCCGCGCGGACCACAGGGCGAGCGCCTCGCGCTTGGCGTGGTCGGGATGGGCAAGCTGGGCGGACGCGAATTGAATGTTTCGTCGGATATCGACCTCATCTTCGTGTATGAAGAAGACGGTGAGACTGCGGGCGGTCAGCGTTCGCCGATCGCCACTCAGGACTTTTTCACGCGTCTGGGCAAACGCCTGATCGGCGCGTTGGCCGAGGTGACCGCCGACGGTTACGTGTTCCGGGTCGATATGCGCTTGCGGCCGAACGGCGATTCGGGGCCGCTCGTGTGCAGCCTCGGCATGCTCGAAGAGTATTTCTACGTGCAGGGCCGCGAGTGGGAGCGCTATGCATGGATCAAGGGCCGGCTCGTGTCCGAATGCGCGAGCGAGGCGGCAGTGCGGCTGCAGAAGCAGCTCGACGCGATCGTCACGCCGTTCGTCTATCGGCGTTATCTCGACTTCGGCGTGATCAGCGCGATTCGCGCGCTGCATTTGCAGATTCGCCAGGAAGCGCAGCGGCGCGCCTCGATGCGGCCCGACAAGGCCGACGACATCAAGCTGGGTCGCGGCGGCATCCGCGAAATCGAATTCAGCGCTCAGGTCTTTCAGCTGATCCGGGGCGGCCAGGATGCCGGCTTCCGGGTGCGTCCGACGCTCGCCGTGTTGCGCCACGCGGCCACGCATGGGCTGATCGATACCTCGGTCTGCGTGAAGCTTTCACAGGCGTACCGCTTCCTGCGCGAACTCGAGCACCGCCTGCAATACCGCAACGACGCGCAAACCCACGCGATGCCGGTCGATCCTGAGGAACGTGCGGCACTCGCGCACGCCATGGGTTGCGACGACTATGCCGCGTTGATACTCAAGCTCGACGCGCATCGCGAGTTGGTCGAGCAGCAGTTCGACCAGATTTTTGCCGACAAGGTGAGCGGCCGCGACGGTTGCGGCGCACCGGAAGACGGCGCGGCGGCGTGGGTCTGGAGCAGCGCGCTCGCCGACGACAGCGCTGACGACGCGCTTCAGGCGCGCCTGGTCGAACTGGGTGTGTCCGGGCCGGGCGAGTTGCTGACGCGCCTGCGCGCGGTCTGGCAGTCGTCGCGTTACGCAGGGCTTGCCGAGCGTAGCCGGCAGCGCTTCGACATCGTCGCGCAGCGTGCGCTGGAAGCCGCGCGTACGCTGGAGCCGCCTGAACGGCGCGGCGATACGGTGGCGCGCTTCTTCGACCTGCTCGAAGCCGTGAGCCGGCGTGGCGCGTACCTTGCACTGCTGACGGAATATCCGCAGGCGCTGCATCGGGTGCTGTCGGTGCTGGGCGGTTCGCGCTGGGCCGCCGGCTATCTGATCCGCCACCCGCAATTGCTTGACGAACTCCTCGACGACGAGGCGATGGACAGTCCGTTCGATTGGCCTGAGTTCAAGCGCACGCTGCGCTTGCGGCTGGCCGCAGCGGACGGCGTCGAGCAGCAAATGGATCTGCTGCGTCACGCGCACCAGGCCGAGGTGTTCCGCATTCTGTTGATCGATCTGGCCGGCAGGCTGAGTGTCGAGCATGTGAGCGACCGTCTGTCCGAACTTGCCGACGCTGTGCTCGACGTCACGCTCGAAGCCGTCTGGAATCAATTGGCCAAACGCCACCGCGAGGTGCCGAAGTTTGCGGTGATCGCGTACGGCAAGCTGGGCGGCAAGGAGCTCGGCTACGCGTCCGATCTCGACGTCATCTTCCTCTACGACGATCCGGACGATGCCGCCGCCGACGTTTATGCCACCTACACGCGCCGTCTCATCACCTGGCTCACGACGGCGACCGGCGCGGGCACCTTGTTCGACGTCGACTTGCGGCTGCGGCCGAACGGCGAGTCGGGCCTGCTCGTGACCGATCTGGACGCGTTCCGCCGTTATCAACTGCGCGAAGGCGATGCCGCCAATACCGCCTGGGTGTGGGAGCATCAGGCGTTGAGCCGCGCGCGTTACTGCGCGGGCGACGCCGAAATCGGCGCGAAATTCGAGCAGATTCGCGAACAGGTGCTGACCACGCCGCGTGAAGCCGGGCCGCTCGCGAAGGAAATCGTCGAGATGCGCGAACGCGTCGAGGCGGGGCATCCGAACCATACGGCGCTGTTCGACCTGAAGCATGATCGCGGAGGCATGGTCGATATCGAATTCACCGTGCAGTACTGGGTGCTGCTGCATGCGGCGAGCGATCCTGAACTGATCCGCAATACCGGCAACATTGCGTTGCTGCGTGAGGTGTCGCGCTTCGGCCTGATGAGCGAGGCGGAAGCGGAGACGCTCGGCGCCGCTTACCGGATTTACCGGAAGTTGCAGCACAAGCTGCGGCTGGACGGGATGGAGAAGGCGCGCGTCGATCCGGAGCTGGTGGTGACTCAGCGAGAGGCGGTATTGGGGCTTTGGACGCGGGTGTTTGGCTGA